The following coding sequences are from one uncultured Desulfobacter sp. window:
- the proV gene encoding glycine betaine/L-proline ABC transporter ATP-binding protein ProV has product MDQIIIKNIFKIFGPDPKKAISLIDQGLTKEEVLEKTGMTVGVNNADFSIKRGEIFVVMGLSGSGKSTLVRMFNRLIEPSAGEIHINGQNITTMANKDLVKFRLKHMSMVFQSFALMPHLTVLENAAFGLELAGEPKSVRSQRAKEALSQVGLEGWEDQYPKQLSGGMQQRVGLARALAADPDIMLMDEAFSALDPLIRTEMQDELLKLQEDSDRTIVFISHDLDEALRIGDRIAIMEGGRVVQVGTPEEILQNPADDYVRAFFRGVDPTNVISAGDIVNTHYPTIIKTKKGDIRSSLELLNARDFNHAYVLNPKRQFLGIVSIDSLQDAVEKGRSKESIEICYLPEVIPANINDNMQDILPEVASKGFPVPVLDDNNVFKGVVSKNRFLKTLHKSDVNGHNGSGNEYEEPSQPIQTAL; this is encoded by the coding sequence ATGGATCAAATCATTATCAAGAATATATTTAAGATATTCGGCCCGGATCCCAAAAAGGCAATATCCCTCATTGATCAGGGTTTAACAAAAGAAGAAGTACTTGAAAAAACCGGCATGACCGTAGGCGTAAACAATGCAGATTTTTCCATCAAACGCGGAGAAATATTTGTGGTCATGGGCCTGTCCGGATCAGGTAAATCCACCCTGGTCAGGATGTTTAACCGGCTCATTGAGCCATCGGCCGGAGAAATCCACATTAACGGTCAGAACATTACGACCATGGCAAATAAGGATCTTGTGAAATTCAGGCTAAAACACATGAGCATGGTGTTTCAATCCTTTGCACTGATGCCTCATCTCACAGTGCTGGAGAATGCCGCATTCGGCCTCGAACTGGCCGGGGAACCCAAATCCGTGCGCAGCCAGCGGGCAAAAGAGGCATTGAGCCAGGTGGGCCTTGAAGGCTGGGAGGATCAGTACCCCAAGCAACTTTCGGGCGGCATGCAGCAGCGCGTCGGCCTGGCCAGGGCATTGGCGGCGGACCCGGATATCATGCTGATGGACGAGGCGTTTTCGGCTTTGGACCCGCTGATCCGCACGGAGATGCAGGATGAACTGCTCAAGCTCCAGGAAGACAGTGACCGAACCATCGTTTTTATCTCCCATGACCTGGATGAGGCCCTTCGCATCGGTGACCGCATTGCAATCATGGAAGGCGGCCGTGTGGTTCAGGTGGGCACCCCCGAAGAGATTCTCCAAAATCCGGCCGACGATTACGTCCGGGCCTTTTTCCGAGGGGTTGACCCCACCAACGTCATTTCGGCCGGAGATATTGTCAACACCCATTACCCCACGATCATCAAGACCAAAAAAGGGGATATCCGAAGCTCTCTGGAACTTCTAAACGCCAGGGATTTCAACCACGCATACGTGCTGAATCCCAAACGCCAGTTTCTGGGGATCGTATCCATTGACTCCCTCCAGGATGCAGTGGAAAAAGGCCGGTCCAAAGAGTCCATTGAAATCTGTTATCTGCCGGAGGTCATTCCGGCCAACATCAATGATAATATGCAGGACATCCTGCCCGAAGTGGCCTCCAAGGGATTTCCCGTACCGGTACTTGATGACAACAATGTATTTAAAGGCGTGGTGTCAAAAAACAGATTTCTCAAAACCCTTCACAAGTCGGATGTTAACGGCCATAACGGCTCCGGAAACGAATATGAAGAACCTTCCCAACCCATTCAAACAGCTCTTTAG
- a CDS encoding proline/glycine betaine ABC transporter permease, with amino-acid sequence MFDEKVLPIDIWITAFVDWLVNNYRDIFQIIKWPVEQILTGFDIGLNAVPPIIVIAVLAFCAWRFSGWGLAVFSIIAMVFIGLIGFWSDTMTTLAMVLASVLFSTIVGVPVGIAAGRSDRVETIIRPFLDAMQTTPSFVYLVPIVMLFSVGNVAGVLATIIFAMPPIIRLTSLGIRGVHPELIEAATAFGATRKQVLFKVQIPLAMPTILAGLNQTIMMALAMVVIAALIGAGGLGSPVIQGLNTLDIGLAVMAGLSIVLVAVVLDRITQSMAGKNQ; translated from the coding sequence ATGTTTGATGAAAAAGTACTCCCCATAGATATCTGGATCACTGCATTTGTTGACTGGCTGGTCAATAATTACCGTGACATATTTCAAATTATAAAATGGCCGGTTGAACAAATCCTCACCGGTTTTGACATTGGCCTTAATGCGGTTCCGCCCATCATCGTTATCGCAGTTCTGGCATTTTGTGCATGGCGCTTTTCAGGATGGGGGCTGGCTGTTTTCAGTATTATCGCCATGGTCTTTATCGGACTGATCGGATTCTGGTCGGACACCATGACCACCCTGGCCATGGTGCTGGCGTCGGTTTTGTTTTCCACCATAGTCGGTGTGCCGGTCGGCATAGCCGCAGGCAGAAGCGACCGGGTGGAAACCATTATCAGGCCCTTTTTAGATGCCATGCAGACCACCCCGTCCTTTGTATACCTGGTTCCCATTGTCATGCTCTTTTCCGTGGGTAATGTGGCAGGCGTTCTTGCCACCATTATTTTTGCCATGCCCCCCATCATCCGCCTGACAAGCCTGGGAATCCGAGGTGTGCACCCCGAACTTATAGAAGCGGCTACCGCATTTGGCGCCACCCGCAAACAGGTGTTGTTCAAGGTTCAGATTCCGCTGGCCATGCCCACCATACTGGCAGGACTGAACCAAACCATTATGATGGCCCTTGCCATGGTGGTTATTGCAGCCCTGATCGGCGCCGGCGGCCTGGGATCTCCTGTAATTCAAGGGCTGAACACATTGGATATCGGTCTTGCCGTAATGGCCGGCTTAAGCATCGTCCTTGTGGCGGTCGTGCTGGACAGGATTACCCAATCCATGGCCGGCAAGAATCAGTGA
- the proX gene encoding glycine betaine/L-proline ABC transporter substrate-binding protein ProX, giving the protein MSVVKNICFFLIAVFLITATPVWASSDKPGEGVTVKPARATWNTGYFQEAIVSRALTELGYNVKNPKDLKNPIFYKALTLGDLDYWCNGWFPMHNDQLPKNFNDKAQKIGYVAKAGGLQGYLVSKDAVEKYNIKSLDDFKREEVKKAFDKNHDGKADLTACPPGWGCEKIISHHMKVYNLEDDINPVKASYEAGMASAIGAYKAGEPIFFYTWTPNWTVYKLKPGKDVMWVNVPKILPTEAQASAVDRMTQSGVNGAVTDPVKLGFVVSDIRIVANKKFLADNPAAKKFFELFTLPLADINEQNTRMNAGEKSAKDIQKHVTEWIAKNQAKWDDWLAQARAAAQ; this is encoded by the coding sequence ATGAGCGTCGTAAAAAACATCTGCTTTTTTCTGATCGCAGTTTTCTTGATTACAGCTACGCCGGTCTGGGCATCTTCAGATAAACCCGGAGAGGGTGTGACCGTCAAACCGGCACGGGCAACCTGGAACACAGGTTATTTCCAGGAAGCGATTGTCAGCCGGGCGTTGACTGAATTGGGTTACAACGTCAAAAACCCCAAAGACCTTAAAAACCCGATTTTTTATAAAGCATTAACCCTGGGTGATTTAGACTACTGGTGCAATGGCTGGTTCCCCATGCACAACGACCAGTTGCCTAAAAATTTCAACGACAAGGCCCAAAAAATAGGGTATGTGGCAAAGGCCGGCGGCCTCCAGGGATATCTGGTATCCAAAGATGCGGTTGAAAAATACAACATCAAATCATTGGATGACTTCAAACGTGAAGAAGTTAAAAAAGCCTTTGATAAAAACCATGACGGCAAAGCCGATCTCACCGCCTGCCCGCCTGGCTGGGGCTGCGAGAAAATCATCTCACACCACATGAAAGTGTATAACCTGGAAGACGACATCAATCCTGTAAAAGCGTCATACGAAGCAGGCATGGCGTCTGCCATCGGCGCATACAAAGCTGGAGAACCCATCTTCTTTTACACCTGGACTCCGAACTGGACCGTATATAAACTCAAACCAGGCAAAGACGTGATGTGGGTCAACGTGCCTAAAATTCTGCCCACTGAAGCCCAGGCCTCGGCTGTGGACAGAATGACCCAGTCCGGTGTTAATGGCGCTGTGACGGATCCGGTGAAACTGGGGTTTGTGGTTTCGGATATCCGCATTGTGGCCAACAAAAAATTTCTGGCAGACAACCCTGCGGCCAAAAAATTTTTTGAACTATTCACCCTGCCCCTGGCAGATATCAACGAGCAGAACACCCGTATGAATGCAGGTGAAAAATCAGCCAAAGATATCCAGAAGCATGTCACCGAATGGATTGCTAAAAATCAGGCAAAATGGGACGACTGGCTGGCCCAGGCCCGGGCCGCGGCACAATAA